Part of the Engraulis encrasicolus isolate BLACKSEA-1 chromosome 1, IST_EnEncr_1.0, whole genome shotgun sequence genome, TGACAGGACTGGACTGCTTGTTCCCTAAaccagccctcaatttagatggggtggcccattggtcGATCCTTAATATAGTCAGTGTACTGGGCTTGTCATTATACCATGGTATAGCATACTGTGTGAGGGGCTGTTTTTCGATCCCAGACCAGGCCTGCGTCCTGTGCATGGTATAGGCTACCCTGCCCAAACACTGCTCCCCATGCTGCCATGTAGGTATGATGTATGGGCTGACCACTGTTTTTGTATAATGGGTTGAAGAAGGAGTCAATACCATTGTGCAGTATAGATTGTGTAAACACAGCAATATATGAGTGCTGTCTGTAGGTTTTGTAACCTGATATGGCCGCCGGGTGCTCATGCTCCAACTGGAGAATCACAACAAGGATATATGCCTACTGGTATTTATTTGTCAAGAGCAATATATGGTCGGTGAAATAGGCAGGGATTACaggaattacaacactagtggtatattACATAAGCCTACTTACATATATAATATAAAACTACTAGTGGAATTACATCCGTAACTTGTAcctaaaggaccagttctgccaaattctatatgctgttgtattgctcacgctacccttgacttgtcaatacctggtgatgctgcatttttcggctctgccctttccgagatcttagctattcaaatgggggcagattttgtttatatTCAAACAattattaacataggcctactccaaatattttcccaaaaggtatcgctgtttgctagttgtctgctgatgttgcataacctaataaatcaagatgtttttttttaaatgtaaacaaacacctgacgccattacaatgaccaggatcttggaaaaggctgaagaaaaaaaaatctcaggtactgaaaagtcaagggtagtgtgagcattagcctacaactgcatgttgaaattggctgaacttatcctttaataCCTCTCTGGAAATATGGCATGCAGTGCAGTGAAATTGCTGCAAAGTTTGAAAGATAGAGGgggtgtgctgtggtgcagcatgCCAATTGGGATCTTCCACTGGAgacaggttcgaatccggcctgggtcatttctcaatCCTTATCTCTCACTATACTTTCTGTCTCAAAAGACCCCTAAAAACATCGAAAGATAAAGAGATAGAATTAGGGGATGAGTGAAAGATGAATaagcacataggcctatatttacaaCAAAACAATCTCGCCAAGTGCCTTATGTAACAGATTAGGACTTAGCCATTATTACCATTGTGCTAAAACAAGCACACAAGAGGCTCTTTATTAAGGGATTTTAAGTTGCCCtgcctttataaaaaaaaaatgtgtcaccCAATACCTGTGAAAAACACCCAAGCAGTGCACTCTTCCAACTGGGAAATACTTTTCGAATTGCTGAAAAAACAGTAATTTAATTACAGCATTAGCACAACATTACATAACCCATTATTTACTTTACACATTACATTTGGTCATTACAAAATTTCCAACAGAATGTGTTACTGACACAATAGAACTTGGTGCACACTTCTCTGCCCTTGGAATGCTTTGCTGATCACTGAAAAAGTCAAAAGGCTTATCACATCACTTCTACAATTGCTAATATAAAATATGTGTCACTACATTGCAACTTAATCACTCCATCCACTTGGGAGTTGTGTGTGGACATTAGGGGTTaactttgcctagcaaccgtgcCCAGAAACCTGTGTTGTGTGCCATGGCCTTAATAgagtctctttcctcctctcgcctccaaacaatcacacactgtctttcttcctctctttcggtCTCTCCTTCGCTCATATTTATTTTTCATCTTGCCAATTCTGtatctatctctgtgtgtctccgccctctctctgtcatacacacaaaaatacaaagtACCACAAagtattgtcacacacacacacacacacacacacacacacacacacacacacacacgcacgcacgcacgcacgcacgcacacacagacgttaCTATTAGATTACTATTACGATTTTATTACTATTTCATTACCATCATTGGGGTACTATTTCGTTGCTAAATAAATATGATGCAACATGAAGTGAGTCgcaatgtttgtgtttttatgattactGACTGTTTTGTCTAGCCTTTCTAGTTACTTAGAGTATTCATTCCACTTTATCTATCCTATGTGTTGAGGCTAATAAACCTGAATGACCCAATGTTTGGAGAAATAAAGCTCTCTGATATTCATATTCTCaatatttccccccccccccaggtgttGCCATAAGCATGACTGTTGCTATGGTAAGGCAGAGGAGATGGGATGCCAGAGCAAGACGGAGCACTACAAGTGGACCTGCGAGAACCACACCTCCGACTGTGGTGAGgttaacacccacacacacacacccacacacacacactcgcgtgcacacagaaacacacacacacacacacacacacacacacacacacacacacacacacacacacacacacacacacacacacacacacacacacacacacacactttctttctttctttttttctcttgcacacaaacacagacacacacacctacacacccagACATTACAGTAGGCGATTCGGAAGCGTGGGCGTTTATTTTCATCAGATGATAACCGGTTCCAGAGGTGGAGCAGCAACAGCTGAACAGGTTGATTTAACTCACAGACCTGCTTTCCTTTTTGCTCCCTTTGTTCTTAGAGATATGAGATAGTGACGCATaaggtacagagagagaaacgtaatttccatttccttgtatgacctgtgcttataaagaaactgacaataaaagatgacttgacttgacttgacttgatgttctTAAAGCTATAGCGATAGTGACACATTTATGGGTGTAAGGAAGGATAGGACCTACATAGCATGgagattactattattactattactattgttGTTACTGAGCACTGTTCAGGCCTGCACTGGTAATCTGGCCCAAAATTTAGAAGGGGCCTGGCCGCACAAAAATGTTAGTAGTAGAACTTAATGGTCCCATAGGGTAATTGTGTTTGCAGTTCGAACGCTGGCACCAGACATAAGACACAGACAAGCATAACAGACAGCAACATGTTTACCTGTCTATGTCAGCATGTTAGTGTttgaaagagattgagagagattattgtcaatgtacaATGTCTCATTTAAATGTTttaattaaaggggcacaatgtaggatgcgATTTTTCTTaagagaagtgtttcccacaagaCTCGTCTGGGTCGGTCTGTtgaaagttgcatttggggttttctgacagcggaccatggaagtggtcgtgagagtcattgttcacttactaatgactcaaataaatagactgactcgggacagtgattaattaaacgttaatcagactggtcaaacgcaatttcaagcTTCTGTGCTAATACTGTTTTtgagatttttgacaataaagtacacatgATCTGgacgtgacttgacttgaacaaACAGAAAGCAAACAAAATGCAGACCTTTCTATTTTTGTTCCCAATTTCCCGTTCAGGGCTCAATGCAATAGATAGACGTCACCAAGATGTGAAGATGGACATACTGTAGTGACACAAAAACGCGGGACTGTGGCTGTAatctgggctggactgggggagaaatagttgcctgattatcatagacttgcaatcaagatagaagcaacgccgccgaaggtgttgcgtcactaggagggcgcagcctggctagagaaatagggcctggtcACTTTTGTCTtaagtgggtttttgagcattctataaaaagaatgcgttctataacaatgcaatatTCTAtgattccatattgtattgaatgacgcccagaattctatagaactttcactggccaaacattcccgtcacaccggtgtgacgatacACTCATAAAGGTTAGGCCCCTCATCAtttgcggcacagaactgacacaCTGGTGCGCCCAGCATCCtcatggggccctattttcagaaatgtaataaaataaaaaaataaaaaatcagcaCTTAGAATACTGGGGGACCAATACCCTCTGTTAAAAATTAAATGAaacctctaagtgttgaattaacactgcaaaatttactgcaCATTCATGAGAACATTGCCAGAGATCTTTTCTGCCAGTCAACATACACTGTTACGTTACGTATGTCAAATCCAAACCACGTTTCATTATTGTCTATGATGTaaatcatacatgcacacattctgTAGACCTAATGATATGGCATTTTGGAGTAGCGGTGATAAGCATGTGTATTTGAACTGTGCCAGATTATCAGGTTTGACATTCAATCTCCAAGTGAATGTCTTAAGGACGTGGCCCCTGTTATGatgttgttaccaaaatgacaGTGATCAACTCATAATGTATTAAGATTCTAATGTGTAATAGTgtatatcagggcttgacattaacttaatATTAACCCACcggtcactgtggctagtggttttcccaattcactagccattcaggtattccactagccacagatttgatattgttttttttttttcttcctttatcatgatcgtgtacgtctaacctcaatagatgaggtgctaaagcaagatgagtgctttgctttctacatggaagtatatcaagcaaatacagtagaaactgagttactgagcttttgaGGTTGGACTGAAATACTGTGCAAGTACTGtgcaacagaatataggctactatgatgcgtatgtcataccaagtaataagctgccagccaaattggctagtgacaccgaaagtattactagccacagccaagttttaccagcatttggccggttggcaggtgccagtgtcaagccctggtgtataTGTAATATATACTGTAGGGGCCCATGTGTAGTGTAGggaagtcttttcaatgactaccgGTAGTGCtgtattccactggtggaacggtgcatGTTATGATTACGCTATATACGCCTAGGTTTGTGCTTCTACTGTATATTTACAGCTGTACTATATAGCCTAccggtgtaggcctatttgtagtaATATTAATTGTTTGTCCAGAGCAAAAAAGGCTGTGGGGGTGAAAAGGTTGAAATCTGAGAGTCTGTGGCTAATCTGACAGCTGGATTGTAATGGGCAACCGTTTGTtatgtggggctgtgtgtgtgtgtgtgtgtgtgtgtgtgtgtgtgtgtgtgtgtgtgtgtgtgtgtgtgtgtgtgtgtgtgtgtgtgtgtgtgtgtgtgtgtgtgtgtgtgtgtgtgtgtgtgtctgtgtgtgagtgtgtgtgtgtgtgtgtgtgtgtgtgtgtgtgtgtgagctctgaCTGCTGGATTGTCATGGCCAGCCTTTTGTTCTGTTGTGCTACCATGTCATGCCAACAGTTCTGGGTCTATCATTTGTTTACTCATGTGCCATTTAATCACACATTATTAATACACCTTATTATcttcaccatgtgtgtgtgtgtgtgtgtgtgtgtgtgtgtgtgtgtgtgtttcatttctcTGGTTCTCCTCTCAATTATGTGTACCTGAACATACAATGCAGGCTTCCTATGATCatattacatcagtgtttctcaacaggggctctacagccaccCTGGGGGCGTTAGGCAGTCACcgcgggcgttgagaaggatacagatgagagggaggttgctcagttgccattgggtggcattagtctatattattttttatactaaggggggggggggggcattggcagactcATGAGTAGAGGTGGTcaaagtagtaaaaaaaaaattaaaacctgCCATGGTTTCCTCCCAAcacaacagggcttgacactggcacctgccaaccggccaaatgctgataaaacttggttgtggctagtaataccttcagtgtcactagccaatttggctggcagcttattccttggtatgacatgcgAATCATAGTACCATATTCTGCCCGTatgaattgtttgtatttaagttcaagaaaaagctcagtaacttgCTTGTAATTTGCTTGATATACAAACTATTTCCATGCAGAAAGCTAAACACTCATCTTGCttgagcacctcatcttctgaggttagacatacaccatcatgataaagagaaaaaatatataaaacttgtggctagtggaacacctgaatggctagtgactcgggaaagccactagccacagtggccggtgggtgaaaaagttaatgtcaagccctgcaacacaagtaacttcactcaGTAACTGCAGTTACTAAACAATATAGACTGATGTACCTGATTCTGCACTCGTTGTTCCAAATTAAATAGGTTTTCTTTAGCCTACAGGTGTTtaggtttttcagtaacaaccaCATCTAGTCAACTCATTAGGTAAAATGGAATAACCGGTATCGGTATGTAATATTGTGTGCTAGTGTTGAACTTATACCATAATGTACTCCTACTTTGGTCAACTTTGCTTATGAAgtggtccagggggcgttgggaggctcgtGATGAGATCAAGAGGGGGTACTtgtttggccctaccgtggcgctaacggtagggcactcttctactacgcggctgacacGGGTCCGATTCCAgctcttccccatttctctcttccaactcgcttcctgtcactatcttcactgtcctatctcatgaAAAAAACTagtaaaggcttgaaaagccccaagAAATACTAAAAAGGgggtggtttttttttcaaaataaggttgagagccactgtaaCTATCGTACATGAAGTGTGGAATAGCACTTGTTGTGTTGTGGGTCTGCACTTGCCTGAGGAAAGGGGCCCGCATGTGATATGGCTGACACCTTGACACCTTGCTCAGCCAGTCCAGTCACATACgtgacacacacaacataacTTGCAGCTCAGTAATTTTTGCTAGAGGCGATTCTAGGCATTTTTAAGAATACAGTGCAGTGCTAAAGCATGCtcacaatgctctctctctctctttctctcaatccagTATATTTTTGTCATCtcactgccccccctctctctctcctccatgaaGGATAAATATGTAGGACTACAGTAGTGCTGATGCAGTGTTGTCTAACATGACTTGCAGCTCAGTCAGTTCTCATTCAGTCAAATTGTTCGTGATCTTATGGGAGCTTCGCTCTCACCTGTGTGATTGACGACGAGATGGCTCTCTCATctccttaacccattttgtcctaatccctttttgggaaagggtgccctctgcctattaaatcctaaatatctcagcctccgaagcacatacaaacatgaaatgagttacatttaaaagcttggACCCTCTTTTTGCCTGCcattgtgttcattcagctctaactttgccatatttttcatttttaatttaatttttaattgctcaaatctcaaaattctgaatgcagcgtacagtatatgtgtttccaggacacaatgggttaagagaaccggggacatagaCATGACCTAATGTTTTGCTACAGGCGCTTCTATGTGTTTCAAAGTGCACAATGTTAAAATATGTGCATGATCTTGCTAGTCATTTCTTcaaaaatgtaatgctgttgcTCAACGGCTGTCTCTCTTTCGGAAAtcgacttttttttttacccctttctTATCCCTTGttgttatttctctttctttcaaggGATTCAATTTCCCTCAATCATTCGCTTTCGTCTCTGGTTGAATGAGTCTGACAGAGCACTGTGggcaagagtgtgagagagagagttgggccttctctctttctctctgaaatgtacagtacatgtacattatATGATTACACCCTCTTGGCATTTCTAGACTACATGAAAGATAAGTATGCTGgccctggccctgccatggccaaccggtagggcactcacctgccatgcggctgacccgggttcctttcctggcccgggtcctttgccgatccctgCCCGTCTCTCTTCCAACTCGCTTCCtgcccacctctcacactgtcctatcaaataaagtcgaaaaagaccaaaataaataaataaattggaaaaaagaaagaggctAGGCTTTgtgtcacagtctctctctctctctctctctctctctctagagtcgATGAAGGACAAGTGTGCGCGGGCGCTGTGCCGCTGCGATCGCGAGGCTGCCAGGTGTCTGCAGAGGGCGCCGTACAATACCAAGTACGCCATGTGGCCAGACTTCATGTGCGGAGACGACCAGCCCACCTGCGCCTACcactgaggagggagaggggaaggaacACACCTGGATATATACACAGGGATACATGGATACATATGCACAGGGAGAGAGTCGAGCCTAAGAGCCCACCCTTAAATCGGCACACGTTTTTCTATGTTTTATACTCTTGTGAAACTTACAAAATTCACTcaaatatacatatattatactATAGCCTATATTTTATGTTAACACTTATTATTTATGTTTCACATTTCTCACATTGCCATTTCCAAAATGTAAACACCAGTATAGTAATGGTGATAATTGTATCTAATTTGAAAGGGAAAATCTAGAGGTCGTTGCTCAAGAGAGAAACATGCACAAGGGCAATTACTTTAGTCACGTAATGCAACCGATTCTGCCGACATTCCTTAAATCATTTAGCCTTTAAGAGTGTATCGTCACACTGGTGTGTAGCGTCACACCGGTGTGTagcgtcacaccggtgtgacggggaATCTtagggcagtgaaagttctatagaattctcagcgccatacaatacaatttgttttttttagaatcttgcattgtacACATTCTTAGTACAGAATGTTCAAAATCCCACACTCTCAGTAGTTGTTTTGCAGCATTCTAGAACCAGTTTACTGAAAACATAAATACAGAATTTATAACTGTAAGttccaaatgtgttttttttttaaactaagggATATATCAGTTGGACAAGACACAATGTTTtattaaaaaacattttattcatttttctTGTGCGCCCCCACTTGTCTTTCCTTCAGTGAGGCAACTTGCagacatagaaagaaagaaacaatttTCATGTCCATGACCACAGTGGGTCATAACAAACGAACATTTTAAAAGTGCGCATACTCTATGAATCATATGGAAAAATAAAGATTTCTTGTCTTAAGTATTCCTTATTAAATCAACAAAATCACAGCCAAAACGGGAACATTAATGGAACATATGAGAAGAAAGACATGAACAAGAAGAAAAAGACATACTAACTAAACAAAAGTCAATCTTGAATACAGTTATTCACCAAGTCTTGCTTCACTCATTCTCTCATAAGCTTAtacatatctctttctctctcactcacacgcaaacacacattcacacaggccaAAGCACACAGTCTTGGGAAAAGTCAAACGATAGCTCTTGCTATAAGATCTTTCATATTTACAAGTAATATACACAGGGCTTAAGTTTCAAGAGTTTTCCCGAAGACAGGCAAATATATTGCCAAGggagagtattccaagaacctgactCCGTAGTATACCAGGTTAAGTTCACTTTGcggtagtggtaaatcacctaagAGAAGAGCCTTGATTTCTCATTTTCTTAACAAATGACACCTGTGCGTCATCTATAGATGATTTGCCACGCCCTACTGTAGGGTCATTCAGCCAGGTGGATCACTTAACCATGCCCTTAGAATACTACCacaggaacaaaaaaaacaacccaacaaACAAATGCCAATTATTTTAACACATTTGTATgcacttctgttttttttcatgttgtcaaTACACCCAGAGGGATATTCCAAGAACACGGTTAcatgataaacctggctaagttaacctacaggaagtggtgaaCCTGACAATAGATAGACCCACAGGTGccctttaccagagattcttcaagtatatagagatatgccaatgtaataggttgctatgggcacctaacatgaccaggttccggtctgcctaaaggggcgtgtcataatactcctagcattgaatagaacagtccttaggtctgcctaggtctacctaaaggggaatttcccccccctcccccttgcaataatagaacccggaaacaatgggccaatggaacctctctctctactctctctgcctttaccGTAGGTTAGGATTCCAAgcccttctattaggtgatttactagTATTTCAAGACTACTGGTGCGCCGGGTTCTTAGAATACTCACCCAGTGTGCTATACATTGATAAACATACAGAAAAGAACATCTTGGGGTCTTGTGTTAATCGAAACATCTCACAACATGACAAAGGCAATAAAAGGTTTCGCACCATCATGGTGTGAGACTAAGACTGGAACGCGGTAAGCAAAGGGGCCAAGGACTTTATTTTTGTTGCCCTAAAACTTCAACTTAATATGTAAAAAAGGTGAACAAAGATCGGCATTTTCAAacgagaaaaataaaaaatatgtgtTACTTTTTCAATTTAAGCATCATCTTACATCTCTATCGATTTGAGGCTTGTGTGTTAAAACACAGGGACGCGTTCCGTAACACAAATAGGTAAAAGTCATTACTGCtctcaagtgtgtttgtgtgtgtgtgcgtgtaaaacaaacaaatatgttAAAAGTCATTGCTCCtctcaggtgagtgtgtgtgtcagtacgttGTAAGTGAGACAGATAAGAGCAACAAGTATTTATGGCTATTGGCATCGGTCTATATCAAACACAATGTGTTTGTacctcagaatgtgtgtgtgtgtgtgtgtgtgtgtgtgtgtgtgtgtgtgtgtgtgtgtgtgtgtgtgttgtatgtaatGGACTCTGTGAACAACCCTATGAACACACCAATGCATACAAcgcttcctatgtgtgtgtgcgtacgcatgtgtgcgtgtgcgtgtgcgtgtgtgtgtatttatgtcttcTCTTTCGTCATCTCTCCTCACCATTATGGCACTTTTGTGTTGGggtgtctcagctgtgtgtgtgtatgtgtatgtgtgtgtgtgtgtgtgtgtgtgtgtgtgtgtgtgtgtgtgtgtgtgtgtgtgtgtgtgtgtgtgtgtgtgtgtgtgtgtgtgtgtgtgtgtgtgtgtgtgtgtacatgtgtccatATCTTATTTTATCCATCTCCTCTCGTTATCTCTCCTTCCATGGCATGCCATCTCTTCCATTTCCTTGTGCCATGTCTCTATCACTCATTTTCTCATCTTCTCCTTTCATGGCACTTGTGTATCGAATGTTTTGTTGTAGCTGCTCCACCTCAAGGCCTATGGCCCACCAGAAGAATAAgcagttgtgagtgtgtgtgtgtgtatgcgggtgtcCCATGTCTTATctcatcctctctcatctctctactcctctcgtCTCCATTTCATGGCACTTGTGTGTCTGGGTGTCGTAGCTGCTGCACCACCAGGTCTATGTTGATGATGGGGTTGAAGTAGAGGGCCCAGTAGAAGAGGCAGTTGGCTACGAACTGGGGCACCAGCGGCCAGAGCAGCAGGAAGGCCAGGCCCTGAGACAGCATCTTCCAGAAGTGGCTCCACATCTTCTTAGGCAACGTCCTGAAAAGAACAAGGACGTGCATGCAGACATTTATgatacattttttaaatttaGATATTTAACATGGGCATagttaagcggttagggcgtcagacttgtagcccaagggttgccggttcgactcctgacccgccaggatggtggggggaggtaattaaccagtgctctcccccatcctcctccatgactgaggtaaactGAGCATGGTATTGCGTcatgtgcagtgatcacttgtgtactcttgagtgctgtgtcacaatgacaatgagagttggagtttcccaaatgggctttcactttcacttcacttaaacAGATATTTCTGCGACAGCATCTTCCAGCCGTCTCTAcgtagctctttcagtgccatggacttgaaaacgagtcttttcggaatgtatggcacagtgccaaagacttgatattaagtcaattgcgtttttcatggggggtggggcctaacacgttgatctggtatgtttgttgttcacatggacaaagaactcatttttttatggctcttaaaaaatcactcaaacgttgaaaaaagcctgcaccccccagtctgaatttgaaaatggctggcactcaatgattAAGCAATGACCTGAAAAGAAgaagacatgcatacatacagtacatacatttaaacaacaaaggagtaatttcatGCGCTTCTGTGTTCTGATTCAGTGCAACAAttggagaaggggaaaaaaaaccgcAGATGCCCTTCGGAAAACAGAAAAAGACGCACGTTTTTCCATCCCTGCCGAGACCTCCCATTATATATTGGGGACATCACATTATAATGGGACTAAAAATGCTA contains:
- the LOC134449657 gene encoding phospholipase A2-like translates to MDRLYVYYALLFSVAVFSVVSPGLARSLRTKRGLLELAGVIKCSTGRVAMAYMMYGCYCGLGGQGWPRDKADWCCHKHDCCYGKAEEMGCQSKTEHYKWTCENHTSDCESMKDKCARALCRCDREAARCLQRAPYNTKYAMWPDFMCGDDQPTCAYH